From a single Marinobacter sp. SS13-12 genomic region:
- a CDS encoding NAD(+) kinase, whose product MDQFRNIGVIGRMGSVKVVESLRQLKQYLTNNHYHVIIEEDTASMLPGHGLQVASKKLLGEICDLVIVVGGDGSLLGAARELAKSKIPLLGVNRGRLGFLTDISPSDLEERLGKVLQGEYIEETRFLLDGHVERNGQPLGFGTALNDVVLHPGKSTRMIGFDLYIDGHFVYSQRSDGLIVSTPTGSTAYSLSAGGPIMHPKLDAVVLVPMFPHTLSSRPIVVDGKSEIKLVIGETNETYPQISFDGQMNIACAPGDIIRITKKPFKIRLIHPADHNFYATCRDKLGWASEISAS is encoded by the coding sequence ATGGATCAATTCAGAAACATTGGCGTGATTGGCCGCATGGGCAGTGTCAAGGTGGTCGAGTCGCTGCGTCAGCTCAAACAGTACCTGACGAATAATCACTACCACGTGATCATCGAAGAAGACACGGCCAGTATGTTGCCGGGCCATGGCCTGCAGGTGGCAAGCAAAAAGCTCCTTGGGGAAATCTGTGATCTGGTGATTGTGGTTGGCGGCGACGGTAGCCTGCTCGGTGCAGCCCGGGAACTGGCAAAATCGAAGATTCCACTGTTGGGGGTGAACCGTGGCCGCCTAGGCTTTCTGACCGACATCTCGCCGTCCGATCTGGAGGAGCGGCTGGGCAAGGTACTCCAGGGCGAGTACATCGAAGAGACACGTTTTCTTCTGGACGGGCATGTAGAGCGTAATGGCCAGCCCCTCGGCTTTGGAACCGCGCTGAATGACGTGGTGCTCCATCCCGGCAAATCCACCCGGATGATCGGGTTCGACCTGTATATTGACGGACATTTCGTATACAGCCAGCGTTCGGACGGGCTTATTGTGTCCACTCCTACCGGCTCAACGGCGTATTCGTTGTCGGCGGGCGGGCCTATCATGCACCCCAAGCTGGATGCAGTTGTGCTGGTACCCATGTTTCCGCACACCCTGAGCAGTCGGCCTATCGTGGTAGACGGCAAGAGCGAGATCAAACTGGTGATTGGTGAGACCAACGAAACCTATCCGCAGATCAGTTTCGACGGGCAGATGAACATTGCCTGCGCACCGGGCGATATCATCCGTATCACCAAAAAGCCCTTCAAGATCCGCCTTATTCATCCCGCGGACCACAATTTTTACGCCACGTGCCGGGACAAGCTGGGCTGGGCCAGTGAGATTTCAGCGAGTTAA
- a CDS encoding metallophosphoesterase, with protein MVGQARSASRGYDIIGDIHGCAHTLERLLKQMGYRKVNGVYEHPRRQAIFIGDIIDRGPRIRESLHLVRDMVEHGSARIVMGNHEYNALGYCTRARPGSGRKFLREHNARHDRLIRETLEQFEHHPHEWNEFLEWFYTIPLFIDEPDFRAVHACWDSELISKFKESQGGACIDDDFLHASAAIESFAGQVMDTLLRGTDLRLPPGVKITGKDGYTREFFRTKFWADNPKTYADVVFQPDPLPEEVACRELTDAERSQLISYPSSAPPVFVGHYWMEGEPAPLKHNVACIDFSAVKYGKLVAYRLDGERTLSRDKFVWVDVERPEQPEYPTSEDSVAR; from the coding sequence ATGGTAGGACAGGCAAGATCCGCTAGCCGCGGCTACGACATTATCGGCGATATTCACGGATGCGCGCATACCCTGGAGCGGCTGCTGAAGCAGATGGGTTATCGCAAGGTGAACGGTGTATACGAGCATCCGCGGCGGCAGGCCATTTTCATCGGCGATATAATTGACCGGGGGCCCCGCATTCGTGAGTCCCTGCACCTGGTGCGGGACATGGTAGAACATGGCTCTGCCCGTATTGTGATGGGGAATCATGAGTACAATGCCCTCGGTTACTGTACCCGTGCCCGGCCAGGCAGCGGCAGGAAGTTTCTTCGTGAGCATAACGCCCGTCACGACCGGCTGATCCGTGAAACCCTCGAGCAGTTCGAGCACCACCCCCACGAGTGGAACGAGTTTCTCGAATGGTTCTATACCATCCCGCTGTTTATCGACGAGCCGGACTTCCGCGCGGTGCATGCCTGCTGGGACAGCGAGCTGATCAGCAAATTCAAGGAAAGTCAGGGTGGGGCCTGTATCGATGATGACTTTCTCCACGCCTCCGCTGCGATTGAATCCTTCGCCGGCCAGGTGATGGACACTCTCCTGCGCGGCACCGACCTGCGGTTGCCGCCGGGGGTGAAAATCACCGGCAAGGATGGCTATACCAGGGAGTTTTTCCGCACCAAGTTCTGGGCGGACAACCCGAAAACCTACGCCGATGTGGTGTTCCAACCGGACCCTTTGCCGGAAGAGGTCGCCTGTCGTGAGCTGACGGATGCCGAGCGCAGTCAGTTGATCAGCTATCCGAGCTCAGCCCCTCCGGTCTTCGTAGGTCATTACTGGATGGAGGGCGAGCCGGCGCCGCTCAAGCACAACGTTGCCTGTATCGACTTCAGTGCCGTCAAGTACGGCAAACTGGTGGCCTATCGGCTGGATGGCGAACGTACACTCTCCCGTGACAAGTTTGTGTGGGTGGATGTGGAGCGCCCGGAACAGCCGGAATATCCCACCAGTGAAGACAGCGTGGCGAGGTAG
- a CDS encoding rhomboid family intramembrane serine protease — protein MYRIKQIDTTVDLAGFSNWLKEQGVRHRITEEGGYQVLWLENPEHTEPVLQALERFLNEPDIQQAVNTTARSPVFVGGRWQPSPRHAPIVLGMILLALLVAWVTAMGQNQLSTLLMFVDPRFYDFGSLAERTQALSSTLASGQVWRLITPDFLHFSWSHIIFNSVMLWFLGSQIEWFDGRVRLLVLFLVTSLLSNGLQYIVSGPLFGGLSGVVYGILGYCWLSQRRVPRFQFPPALVTFAVVWMVIGFTPFPEILGLGRMANEAHLGGFVAGLALAVILPAPKKAPRNRGA, from the coding sequence GTGTACCGGATCAAACAGATTGACACGACAGTAGACCTGGCCGGGTTCAGTAATTGGCTGAAAGAACAGGGGGTGAGGCACCGGATTACGGAGGAGGGCGGCTACCAGGTGTTGTGGCTGGAGAACCCGGAGCATACAGAGCCGGTTCTGCAGGCCCTTGAGCGCTTCCTGAACGAGCCGGACATCCAGCAGGCCGTGAACACCACCGCCCGGTCGCCGGTGTTTGTGGGAGGGCGCTGGCAGCCATCGCCCCGCCATGCACCGATTGTACTGGGCATGATTCTGCTGGCGCTGCTGGTAGCCTGGGTGACCGCCATGGGGCAGAATCAGCTCTCCACCCTGCTGATGTTTGTGGACCCCCGGTTTTACGACTTCGGCTCTCTGGCTGAGCGCACCCAGGCGCTGTCGTCGACATTGGCGAGTGGTCAGGTCTGGCGCCTCATTACCCCGGATTTCCTGCATTTCAGCTGGTCCCACATCATCTTCAACTCCGTGATGTTGTGGTTCCTGGGCAGTCAGATTGAGTGGTTTGATGGTCGTGTCCGGTTACTGGTGCTGTTTTTGGTCACCAGTCTACTGTCCAACGGGTTGCAGTACATTGTCTCCGGCCCGTTGTTCGGAGGGCTGTCAGGCGTGGTCTACGGCATTCTCGGTTATTGCTGGCTCAGTCAGCGGCGTGTGCCAAGGTTCCAGTTCCCTCCTGCGCTGGTGACATTTGCCGTCGTCTGGATGGTTATAGGGTTTACGCCCTTTCCTGAAATTCTTGGGTTGGGGCGCATGGCGAACGAGGCTCATCTGGGTGGTTTTGTGGCTGGCCTGGCGCTGGCGGTGATTTTGCCGGCACCAAAAAAAGCCCCGCGAAATCGCGGGGCATAA
- a CDS encoding DUF1315 family protein yields the protein MTYEELIKRLDPAVYQNLKRALELGKWPDGRKLSDEQRSICMEAVIYYEDHHQVPREERVGYLDRGKKAGTACDPSVARTAGNSANGAADADQFFEVKS from the coding sequence ATGACATACGAAGAGCTGATCAAGCGGCTGGATCCGGCGGTCTACCAGAACCTCAAGCGCGCCCTGGAATTGGGCAAATGGCCAGACGGCCGCAAACTGAGCGACGAACAGCGCTCGATCTGCATGGAGGCGGTCATTTATTACGAAGATCACCACCAGGTCCCCAGGGAAGAGCGGGTCGGATATCTTGATCGCGGCAAAAAGGCCGGGACTGCTTGTGATCCCAGCGTGGCACGCACGGCAGGAAACTCTGCCAATGGCGCAGCAGACGCGGATCAGTTCTTCGAGGTGAAGTCTTGA
- a CDS encoding DUF2797 domain-containing protein has product MTALVDVTGRLRKMPAEPGNPVRYSIRVGDTLVPLNEMVGYPLQLDFDGVIRCIHCDRKTNKSFSQGYCYPCFRKLAACDSCIMSPEKCHYHEGTCREPEWGETHCMIEHVVYLANSSGLKVGITRGSQVPTRWIDQGAVDAIPMVRVATRQLAGFVEVACKKHVADRTNWQAMLKGQVPELNLVEERRRILGLIAEDLDALRATYGDSAIRAVEEDSLGLSYPVQVWPQKVKTHNLDKSPTAEGVLQGIKGQYLILDTGVINIRKYTGYEVRFRVYPNH; this is encoded by the coding sequence TTGACGGCACTGGTTGATGTCACCGGCCGCCTCCGTAAAATGCCGGCAGAGCCGGGCAACCCCGTGCGTTATAGCATCCGGGTGGGGGATACACTGGTTCCTCTGAACGAGATGGTAGGCTATCCGTTACAGCTGGATTTTGACGGCGTCATACGCTGTATCCACTGCGACCGTAAAACCAACAAGAGCTTCAGCCAGGGTTATTGTTATCCGTGCTTTCGTAAACTGGCTGCCTGCGACAGTTGCATCATGAGTCCGGAAAAGTGCCACTATCATGAAGGCACCTGCCGCGAGCCGGAGTGGGGCGAAACCCACTGCATGATCGAGCATGTGGTTTACCTGGCCAACTCGTCCGGCCTGAAAGTCGGAATTACCCGCGGTTCGCAAGTGCCCACACGCTGGATTGATCAGGGGGCGGTCGATGCCATTCCCATGGTAAGGGTCGCCACCCGTCAGCTGGCGGGATTTGTTGAGGTAGCCTGCAAGAAACACGTTGCAGATCGCACAAACTGGCAGGCGATGCTGAAGGGCCAGGTGCCAGAGCTGAATCTTGTGGAAGAGCGCCGCCGCATACTGGGGCTGATAGCCGAGGATCTGGACGCGCTGAGGGCCACCTATGGCGACAGCGCCATCCGGGCAGTCGAGGAAGACAGCCTTGGCTTGAGTTATCCCGTTCAGGTGTGGCCCCAGAAGGTGAAAACCCATAATCTGGACAAATCACCGACAGCGGAAGGCGTGCTGCAGGGGATCAAGGGCCAGTACCTCATCCTCGACACCGGCGTGATCAACATCCGTAAGTATACCGGTTACGAAGTCCGCTTCCGGGTCTATCCGAATCACTGA
- the pepN gene encoding aminopeptidase N, whose protein sequence is MRTSQPQTIYLKDYRVPVFLVDHVDLRFELFEEGARVHSVLSMRRNPDSDSADKSLELNGDTLTTLESLSLDGRVLAEDAYDDRVDRLVIHDVPDRFELGVVTWLEPQNNTRLEGLYQSSGMFCTQCEAEGFRCITYFPDRPDVMARFRTRIEADKASFPILLSNGNDVDKGDLENGRHFVTWEDPFPKPSYLFALVAGDLVEKRDSFHTMSGRDIDLRMYVEPRNAEKCDHAMDSLKRSMRWDEEVYGREYDLDIFMIVAVDDFNMGAMENKGLNIFNSSCVLASQETATDLAFQRIESIVAHEYFHNWSGNRVTCRDWFQLSLKEGFTVFRDSQFSADMGSPTVKRIEDATMLRTAQFAEDSGPMAHPVRPESYMEITNFYTLTIYEKGCEVVGMIHTLLGPDLFRKGSDLYFERHDGQAVTTDDFVRAMEDASGRDLSQFRLWYEQAGTPALTVQDEYDQAAGIYRLTIAQTIPDTPGQGNKKPQHIPFAVGLLGKGGESLPLKLNASDTDAPTDRVLELTEASHTFEFHDVPERPVPSLLRNFSAPVRVYYPWTRDQLVFLMSHDPDGFNRWDAGQRLAVDVINGLVGSAGSEAVDSGLTDAYRGLLTDTSLDQALVAKMLQLPSEAYLIELADKPNVPAIHQARETVLGHLATALRDDLLACYQRNTVEGRYEVTPEAVARRSLRNTALAWLLHTDDEEGRALAVSQFASADNMTDRMGALRALVNSGYDQERERTLKAFYEQWKDDPQVVEQWFAVQAGSSRTGGLPAIRELLAHPAFDWKNPNKIRSVVGVFAGQNLPAFHAEDGSGYRFLEEQVRRLDDSNPQIAARLVSPLTRWRKFAPVHGEQMKTALESIRDKSGLSRDVYEVVHKSLAGQ, encoded by the coding sequence ATGCGTACCAGCCAGCCACAGACCATTTACCTGAAGGATTACCGCGTTCCCGTTTTTCTGGTGGACCACGTGGACCTTCGTTTTGAACTGTTTGAGGAAGGGGCACGGGTACACAGTGTCCTGTCCATGCGCCGCAACCCCGACAGCGACAGCGCGGACAAAAGCCTGGAACTGAACGGCGACACCCTGACCACCCTGGAGTCGCTGAGCCTCGACGGTCGTGTGTTGGCAGAAGATGCCTACGACGATCGTGTCGACAGACTGGTGATCCACGACGTGCCCGACCGTTTCGAACTTGGTGTGGTCACCTGGCTCGAACCACAGAACAATACCCGCCTGGAAGGGCTCTACCAATCTTCCGGCATGTTCTGTACCCAGTGCGAGGCCGAAGGCTTCCGCTGCATTACCTACTTCCCGGATCGCCCGGATGTGATGGCCCGCTTCCGCACCCGTATTGAAGCGGACAAGGCCAGCTTTCCCATTCTGTTGTCCAACGGCAACGATGTGGATAAAGGCGATCTGGAAAACGGCAGGCACTTTGTGACCTGGGAAGATCCGTTTCCGAAACCCAGCTACCTGTTTGCCCTGGTGGCCGGTGACCTGGTGGAAAAACGGGACAGCTTTCACACCATGTCCGGTCGCGATATCGACCTGCGCATGTACGTGGAGCCGCGCAATGCCGAGAAGTGCGATCACGCCATGGATTCGCTGAAGCGCTCCATGCGTTGGGATGAAGAGGTGTATGGCCGCGAATACGATCTCGATATCTTCATGATCGTGGCGGTGGACGATTTCAATATGGGCGCTATGGAGAACAAGGGGCTGAATATTTTCAACTCATCCTGTGTGCTTGCCAGCCAGGAAACTGCAACCGACCTGGCCTTCCAGCGTATCGAGTCCATCGTTGCCCATGAGTATTTCCACAACTGGTCCGGTAACCGGGTTACCTGTCGCGACTGGTTCCAGCTGAGCCTGAAAGAAGGGTTCACCGTGTTTCGGGATTCCCAGTTCTCGGCCGATATGGGTTCGCCCACGGTCAAGCGCATCGAAGATGCTACCATGCTGCGCACGGCCCAGTTCGCTGAGGACTCAGGCCCCATGGCCCATCCGGTGCGCCCCGAGTCCTATATGGAGATCACCAACTTCTACACCCTGACCATCTATGAGAAGGGTTGTGAAGTGGTTGGCATGATCCATACGCTGCTTGGCCCCGACCTGTTCCGCAAGGGCAGTGATCTCTACTTTGAGCGCCACGACGGCCAGGCCGTGACCACCGACGACTTCGTGCGGGCCATGGAAGATGCCAGTGGCCGTGACCTGTCACAGTTCCGCCTCTGGTACGAGCAGGCAGGTACACCTGCGCTGACAGTGCAGGACGAATATGATCAGGCGGCCGGGATCTATCGCCTGACAATTGCTCAGACCATTCCGGACACACCGGGCCAGGGCAACAAAAAGCCGCAGCATATTCCGTTTGCTGTCGGGCTTCTTGGAAAGGGCGGTGAGTCCCTGCCACTGAAACTGAACGCCAGTGACACCGATGCACCAACAGATCGGGTGCTTGAGCTGACAGAAGCCAGTCACACTTTTGAATTCCATGATGTGCCGGAGCGCCCGGTCCCGTCACTGCTGAGAAACTTCTCGGCCCCGGTCAGGGTTTACTATCCCTGGACACGCGATCAGTTGGTATTTCTCATGAGCCACGACCCGGACGGGTTCAATCGCTGGGATGCAGGCCAGCGGCTGGCCGTTGATGTGATCAACGGACTTGTGGGAAGTGCCGGTAGCGAAGCCGTTGATTCCGGATTGACGGACGCCTATCGCGGCCTGTTGACCGATACTTCCCTGGATCAGGCACTGGTTGCGAAAATGCTGCAGCTGCCCTCCGAAGCCTATCTGATCGAACTGGCAGACAAACCCAACGTGCCTGCCATCCACCAGGCCCGCGAAACGGTGCTTGGGCACCTTGCGACCGCTCTGCGGGATGATCTGCTTGCCTGTTACCAGCGCAACACCGTTGAGGGCCGCTACGAAGTAACGCCAGAGGCCGTTGCCCGCAGGAGCCTGCGGAATACCGCGCTTGCCTGGCTGCTTCACACAGACGATGAGGAAGGTCGGGCCCTGGCAGTAAGCCAGTTTGCAAGCGCAGACAACATGACCGACCGCATGGGTGCGTTGCGGGCACTGGTGAATTCCGGTTATGACCAGGAGCGTGAACGCACCCTGAAGGCTTTCTATGAACAGTGGAAAGACGACCCACAGGTGGTGGAGCAGTGGTTTGCCGTTCAGGCTGGCAGCAGCCGCACCGGCGGGTTGCCCGCGATTCGCGAGCTGTTAGCTCACCCCGCCTTCGACTGGAAAAATCCCAACAAGATCCGCTCGGTGGTTGGCGTTTTTGCAGGCCAGAACCTGCCGGCATTCCACGCCGAGGATGGCTCAGGCTATCGGTTCCTGGAAGAGCAGGTGCGCCGGTTGGACGACAGCAATCCGCAAATTGCCGCCAGGCTGGTGTCTCCCCTGACTCGCTGGCGCAAATTTGCACCGGTGCACGGTGAGCAGATGAAGACAGCGCTGGAGTCCATCAGGGACAAGTCCGGCCTGTCACGGGATGTCTATGAGGTGGTTCACAAGAGCCTCGCCGGCCAGTAA
- a CDS encoding DUF1329 domain-containing protein — protein sequence MKYKNNVILGSLFAFSVFAMPLSAGVSPSEAARLGQDLTPFGSVKAGNEAGTIPPWTGGLTEAPAGYEGSGQHHINPFPDDEVLFTINASNMDQYDEYLTDGLRAMLDTYPTTFRIPIYKSRRTHAVPDWVAENTRENAVEAEVVGEGEGIDGAFAGYPFPILHGNNEEKAWQVIWNHLTRWRGVSITRRSSEVAVQTDGDYSLVTSQQEAFFNYYNPEGSEDELDNVIFYYLSFTQSPPRLAGGAILIHETLNQIINPRNGWGYNAGQRRVRRAPNLGYDSPIAAADNLRTADDTDIFNGALDRYNWNYEGMREIYIPYNNYRLGEKGTPYSEILGISHLNPDLTRWELHRVHVVEATLKDGERHIYGKRRFYVDADSWNTVLLDQYDGRGELWRVTMGMAKNYYELPGVWTVLDVYHDLQARRYHVLGLDTEEPSTRKFTNDVPNRRYFSPASLRRRSVR from the coding sequence ATGAAGTACAAAAACAATGTAATTCTGGGCAGTTTGTTTGCGTTTTCTGTCTTCGCCATGCCACTCAGTGCTGGTGTTTCCCCAAGTGAAGCCGCTCGCCTCGGGCAGGACCTGACACCGTTCGGCTCTGTAAAGGCCGGTAATGAGGCTGGAACCATCCCCCCGTGGACCGGCGGGCTGACTGAAGCACCTGCCGGCTACGAAGGCAGTGGACAGCACCACATCAACCCGTTCCCTGATGACGAAGTGCTGTTTACCATCAATGCGTCAAACATGGATCAGTACGACGAGTACCTGACGGACGGCCTTCGCGCCATGCTCGATACCTATCCCACCACGTTCCGTATCCCAATCTACAAGAGCCGGCGTACCCATGCGGTACCGGACTGGGTTGCTGAAAACACCAGAGAGAACGCGGTTGAGGCAGAGGTTGTCGGTGAAGGCGAGGGCATTGACGGCGCCTTTGCCGGATATCCGTTCCCGATTCTGCACGGTAACAATGAAGAAAAGGCCTGGCAGGTTATCTGGAACCATCTGACCCGCTGGCGCGGGGTTTCCATAACCCGTCGTTCCAGTGAAGTTGCGGTGCAGACCGACGGGGATTATTCTCTGGTCACCTCGCAGCAGGAAGCCTTCTTCAATTACTACAACCCGGAAGGCAGTGAAGACGAGCTGGATAACGTCATTTTCTATTATCTGTCGTTCACCCAGTCTCCGCCCCGTCTTGCTGGCGGCGCCATCCTGATTCACGAAACCCTGAACCAGATTATCAATCCGCGTAACGGATGGGGTTATAATGCCGGCCAGCGTCGTGTTCGTCGTGCGCCCAACCTGGGCTATGATTCTCCGATCGCGGCAGCCGATAACCTCAGGACCGCCGACGATACCGATATCTTTAACGGTGCGCTGGACCGGTATAACTGGAACTACGAGGGAATGCGTGAAATCTACATTCCCTACAACAACTACCGTCTTGGCGAGAAGGGTACTCCCTATTCAGAAATTCTGGGTATTTCCCACCTGAACCCGGACCTGACCCGTTGGGAGTTGCACCGTGTGCACGTGGTGGAAGCAACCCTGAAAGACGGTGAGCGCCACATCTACGGCAAGCGCCGTTTTTACGTGGATGCGGACAGCTGGAACACCGTTCTGCTGGACCAGTATGATGGTCGCGGTGAGCTGTGGCGCGTGACCATGGGCATGGCAAAGAACTATTATGAATTGCCGGGCGTCTGGACCGTTCTGGATGTGTATCATGACCTGCAGGCACGTCGCTACCACGTACTGGGTCTTGATACGGAAGAACCCTCCACCCGTAAGTTTACCAACGATGTACCCAACCGCCGTTATTTCTCCCCGGCGTCCCTGCGTCGCAGGAGTGTGCGTTAA
- a CDS encoding YCF48-related protein encodes MATRLMCKTLGAACLGLSMAMSAPSVFALADIIETPSRPTTLAPESLLNDADRAGERIVAAGERGHIIFSDDQGETWVQAEVPVRATLTGVDFGTDTHGWAVGHSGVVLHSDNAGESWELQLTGVRAAELAIESRQEQIEELEQQIEEAPEEEKADLEWALDDLFFSMENLESDLEIGPVNPFLDVWFENEDHGFVVGAYGMFLRTTDGGETWSDWAPRIDNPTGFHLNGITRITGGALVIVGEAGQIFVSVDGGESWEKRESPYEGSLFGAIGTGQVNEVLAFGLRGNMFLSTDLGKNWKVVPNEAGATLNDGAVADDGRITLVGNGGTVLMSTNGGESFRPYSRDDREGVMDVVPLSGTNLLIVGEGGVKHTDARGKNLQ; translated from the coding sequence ATGGCTACAAGGTTGATGTGCAAGACTCTGGGAGCGGCCTGTCTTGGACTATCCATGGCAATGTCCGCACCCTCGGTGTTTGCGCTTGCAGATATCATCGAAACCCCTTCCCGGCCCACTACGCTTGCACCAGAGAGTCTGCTCAATGATGCCGATCGCGCGGGCGAACGTATCGTGGCGGCTGGTGAGCGTGGTCATATCATTTTTTCTGATGATCAGGGTGAGACCTGGGTGCAGGCTGAGGTTCCGGTCCGCGCGACCCTGACCGGCGTTGACTTTGGTACAGATACCCACGGCTGGGCAGTGGGGCACAGCGGTGTGGTTCTCCATTCTGACAACGCAGGTGAAAGCTGGGAGCTACAGCTAACCGGTGTCCGTGCCGCGGAGCTGGCCATCGAAAGCCGCCAGGAGCAGATCGAAGAGCTGGAGCAGCAGATCGAGGAGGCCCCGGAAGAGGAGAAAGCCGACCTGGAATGGGCTCTGGATGATCTGTTCTTCTCGATGGAAAACCTGGAATCCGATCTTGAAATCGGTCCGGTAAACCCGTTTCTCGATGTCTGGTTTGAAAACGAAGACCACGGTTTCGTGGTGGGTGCCTACGGCATGTTTCTGCGCACCACAGACGGTGGCGAAACCTGGAGTGACTGGGCGCCCAGGATCGACAACCCCACCGGATTCCACCTTAACGGTATTACCCGGATCACCGGCGGTGCACTGGTGATTGTGGGTGAGGCGGGCCAGATTTTTGTCTCCGTTGATGGCGGCGAAAGCTGGGAAAAACGTGAAAGTCCCTATGAAGGTTCACTGTTTGGGGCCATTGGCACCGGCCAGGTGAATGAGGTTCTGGCGTTTGGTCTGCGCGGTAACATGTTCCTCTCCACCGATCTGGGCAAGAACTGGAAAGTGGTTCCGAATGAGGCCGGTGCGACACTCAATGATGGTGCGGTTGCGGATGATGGCAGGATCACTCTGGTTGGTAATGGCGGCACGGTACTGATGAGCACCAACGGTGGCGAATCCTTCCGGCCCTATTCCAGGGATGATCGGGAAGGCGTAATGGACGTTGTCCCGCTCTCCGGAACCAATCTTCTGATCGTGGGCGAGGGTGGCGTGAAGCATACCGACGCCCGCGGCAAGAACCTTCAATAA